The window AAGACCTTCGTGATCAAGTACGGCGGCAACGCCATGATCGACGAAGAGCTGAAGGACAGCTTCGCGCAGGACATCGTGCTGCTCAAATACGTCGGCGTCAACCCGGTCGTCGTCCACGGCGGTGGGCCGCAGATCAACGAGATGCTGGAGAAGATGGGGACGCCGACGCAATTCGTGCGCGGCATGCGTGTCACGGATCAGGCGACCATGGACATCGTGGAAATGGTGCTCGTCGGGAAAATCAACAAGGAAATCGTCAACTCGATCAACCAGCACGGCGGTCTTGCGGTCGGCTTGTGCGGCAAGGACGGCGGGCTGATCCAGGCGCGGAAAATGACGGTCACGGTGAAAAATAACGGACAGGAGCCGGAGGTCGTCGATATCGGCATGGTCGGCGAGATCACCGGCATCAATCCGATGGTGATCAATTCCCTCGACGAGAATAAATTCATCCCGGTGATCGCCCCGATCGGAGTCGGCGAGGGCGGCGAGACCTACAACATCAACGCGGACCTGGTCGCCGGGCAACTCGCGGAAGCGCTCGCCGCGGAGAAGCTCATCCTGCTCACCGATGTCGAAGGCGTCAAGGACAAGAAGGGCGAGCTTTTGAGTACGCTCAAGATCAACCAGGCGCGGAAACTTATCCAGGACGGCGTCGTCGGCGAAGGGATGATTCCCAAAGTCGAATGCTGCATCGAGGCCCTGAAGGGCGGCGTGGGGAAGACCCACATCATCGACGGACGGGTGAAGCACGCGGTGTTGTTGGAGGCGTTTACGAACGAGGGGGTGGGGACCGAGGTAGTTCAAAAATAGCGTTCAGCCCTCAGCCGTTAGCCATTAGTTTCGCTCCCGACAATTTATTGTTTCTTAGCTAAATGTGACGCAAAAAATATATGAACAACCGCCAGATCATCAATCTGACGCAAAAATACGTCGCCAATACTTACGCGCGATTTCCCGTCGCGCTCGTGCGCGGCAAGGGCGCTCGGGTGTGGGACGCCGACGGCAAGGAGTATCTCGACTTTGTCGCCGGGATCGCGGTCAACTGCCTTGGACACAACCATCCCGCGGTAGCCCGCGCCATCCGCCGGCAATCGGCCAAGCTGCTCCACGTCTCCAACCTCTATCACATTGAGCCGCAGTCGGGGCTGGCGCGCGAGCTGTGCCGCCATTCGTTCGCCGAGCGGGTTTTTTTTTGTAACAGCGGCGCGGAGGCCAACGAGGCGGCGTTCAAGCTCGTGCGGCGCTACGGCGCGGAGTGGCTGGGAGGAAAATACGAAATTCTCTCGACTCAAAATTCCTTCCACGGGCGGACCTTGGCGACGCTCACCGCCACCGGGCAGGAAAAGGTGCGCGCCGGATACGACCCGCTGCCGGCGGGCTTTCGCCGGGTGCCTTACAACGATCTCCGCGCGATGGAAGAGGCCGTCGATGAAAAAACGACCGCGGCCATTCTGGTCGAGCCGATCCAGGGCGAAGGCGGCGTGATCGTTCCCGACAAGAGCTATCTCCAGGGATTGAGAGAGCTGTGCGACCAGAAGGAGCTTCTGCTCATCTTCGACGAAGTGCAGTCGGGCATGGGCCGGACGGGGAAACTCTTCGCCTACGAGCATTTCGGCGTCGAGCCCGACATCATGACCTTGGCCAAGGCGCTCGGCGGCGGGTTGCCGTTGGGGGCGATGCTGGCCAAAGAGAAAGTGGCGCGCAGCTTCGTCCCCGGCGCGCACGCTTCGACCTTCGGCGGCAATCCTCTGGCTTGCAGCGTCGGCGCCGCCGTGCTCGAGACTCTGCTTCAAGGCGGCGCGCTCAAGAATTGCGTCAAGATGGGAAGGGTGTTATCCGACGGGCTCCAGGCGCTGAAGCGGAAGTTTCGCTACATTCGCGAGATCCGCGGCCGGGGGCTCATCCTTGGCATGGAGCTGGAACAGGACGGAGGAAAGATTGTGGAGGACTGCATGAAAGCCGGCCTCCTGATCAATTGCACCGCCCACAAGGTGCTGCGCTTCATTCCGCCGCTCACCATTGGGAAGAAGGATATCGAGCGCGGTCTGGCCATTCTTGAAGGCGTCCTCGCGCGCCAATAATACGCCCCGGTTAAAGCCGCCATGAAGAAGAGAGATCTGCTGACATTGGACGATCTCAGCCGAAAGGAGATCGAGAAGGTTTTATCGCTCGCCCAGAGATTCAAGAGCGAGCAGAAGAGCGGACGGGCGCATCGCCTGCTGGTGGGCAAGACGCTGGCTCTCGTCTTCGAGAAGCCGAGTCTCAGGACCCGGGTCAGTTTCGAGACGGGAATTTTCCAGCTCGGAGGCAACGCGGTGTTTCTCGGCCCGGGAGAGATCCAGCTCGGCGTGCGGGAGACCGCGGCGGATTCCGCCCGCAATTTGAGTCGCTGGGTGGATCTCATCGTCATGCGCACTTTTGCCCAGCATACCCTGGAGGAAATGGCGTCGCACGCGACGATCCCGGTCATCAACGGCCTTACGGATCTGTTTCATCCGTGCCAGGTATTGGCGGATTGTTTGACGCTTTTGGAGCGCAAGGGCGCTCTGAAGGGTTTGAAGGTCGCCTTTCTCGGCGACGGCAACAACATGGTCCATACCTGGATGCAAGCGGCGGAAAAATTCTCGCTCTCTTTTGTCGTCGCCTGTCCGAAAGGCTACGAGCCCGACGCGAAGATCGCGCGCGCCGCAAAAGAAAAGGGCGGAAGAGTAAGCGTCACGCATGAGATCGAGAAAGCGGTGCGGGATGCGGACGCCCTCTACACCGACGTCTGGACCAGCATGGGGCAGGAGAGGGAATTTGAGAAGAGACGCAGGGCCTTCCAGAGCTACCAGCTCAACCAAGCCGTAGTGGCCAAGGCGAAAAAGGATGTTGTGGTCATGCATTGCCTGCCGGCGCACCGGGGCGAGGAGATCACGGACGAGGTTCTGGACGGTCCGCGATCGGTCGTCCTGGATCAGGCCGAGAATCGCCTCCACGTGCAGAAGGCGATCATGGTATGGGCGTTGAAAGGGTTCAAAGGTTGAGAGAGAAAACCAGTAAGAAGCTTGAAGACGGAAAAATGAAGATCAACAAGGTGGTGCTCGCCTACTCCGGCGGCCTCGACACGTCGGTGATCCTCCGCTGGCTGATCGAGACATACAAATGCGAGGTGATCGCTTACTGCGCCGATCTCGGTCAGGAAGAAGATCTCGACGGCGTGCGCGAGAAGGCGAAGAAGACCGGCGCGAGCAAAGTGTATATCGACGATCTGCGCGAAGAGTTCGTCAAGGACTACGTGTTCCCGATGCTCCGCGCCAACGCGATTTACGAAGGCGCCTATTTGCTTGGCACTTCGATCGCGCGGCCGCTCATCGCCAAGCGCCAGATCGAGATTGCGGTGCAGGAAAAGGCCGACGCGGTCGCGCACGGCGCAACCGGCAAAGGCAACGATCAGGTCCGCTTCGAGCTCACTTACTATGCGCTAAAGCCGGATGTAAAAGTTATCGCTCCGTGGCGGACCTGGGACCTCGACTCGCGCGGCAAGCTGATCGATTACGCTTCGCGCCACGGCATTCCGGTGCCCGTCACCAAAGAGAAGCCTTACAGTATGGACCGGAATCTTTTTCACATCAGCTATGAGGGAGGGATACTGGAAGATCCGTGGAGCGAGCCGCCGGCCGAGATGTTCGTCTGGACGCGCGCGCCCGAAAAGGCGCCCGACAAGCCGGAGTATATCGAAATCGAATACGTCGCCGGCGATCCGGTGGCGCTCGACGGCAAGAAACTTTCGCCGGCCAAGCTGCTGAGCGAGCTGAACCGGCTCGGCGGACGGCACGGGGTCGGGCGCGTCGATGCGGTCGAGAACCGCTACGTCGGCATGAAGTCCCGCGGCGTGTACGAGACTCCCGGCGGGACGTTGCTCCACCTCGCGCATCGGGCGCTCGAATCGATCACCATGGACCGCGAGGTGATGCGGCTCCGCGATTCCCTGGTGCCGCGCTACGCGGAGATGATTTATTACGGCTACTGGTTCTCGCCCGAGCGGGAAGTCTTGCAGCAGACGATCGACGCCGCCCAGAAAAATGTGACGGGGCGCGTGCGCCTCAAGCTCTACAAGGGAAGCGCCTACGTTGCGGGAAGAAAGTCGGAGGTGTCGCTCTACGATCCGAAGATATCGACCTTCGAAGAAGGCGAAGGTTACAACCAGGCGGACGCCGAAGGCTTCATCCGGCTGAACGCGCTCCGGCTGCGGCTTCGGCGGTTGCGTCAATTAAAAGAAAGTTAAAAAGTTTAAGGGTTCAAGGTTCAATCTAAAGTCCAAAATCCAACCAAACATATTTGAAATATCCGGCTAACATTTGGGTTACGGAATCGGCAAAGAGGTGACTCGCGCAAAGACGCAAAGCACGCCAAGTTCGGAGAAAAAGAAAATATTTTACTTTGCGCCTTGGCGTCTTGGCGCGAGAATCTTTGTTGAAGTTGTTTTGTCGAACATTGAACAGGTAAGAATCTAAAATCGAAAATGGATAGGTGGTTTTTTGGCACGGGGTAAAAAACTCTGGGGCGGGCGCTTCGCCGGCCGCACGGCGGGAACGGTCGAGGCTTTCACCGCCTCGATCGACGTGGACCGGCGGCTTTACCGCCACGATATCGCCGGCAGCATCGCCCACGCGCGCATGCTCGGGCGCCGGCGCATCATCTCGTCCCGGGAGGCGCGGCGCATCGTGCGCGGATTGCAAACGATAGAGAAAGAAATCGAGGAGGGGAAGGTCCGCTTCTCCGCCGCCGACGAAGACATCCACATGAACATCGAGCGGCGGCTGATCGAGAAGATCGGCCGGACGGGAGAGAAGCTTCACACCGCGCGCAGCCGCAACGATCAGGTCGCTCTCGACATGCGCCTTTATCTCCGCGACGAGCTCAAAAATATTTCGGCGGCGATCGAGGGGCTCAAGCGCGAGCTCGGGCGCGCGGCCAAACGGTATCTCAAGATCATCATGCCGGGCTATACGCACTTGCAGCGCGCGCAGCCGGTTCTCTTCTCGCACCACCTGCTCGCCTACGCCGAGATGTTGGAGCGCGACCGCGAGCGGATGAGCGACTGTCTAAAACGGGTGAACGTCCTGCCGCTCGGCGCCGGCGCGCTCGCCGGCACGACCTTGCCGATCGACCGGCGCTACGCGGCCAAGCTTCTCGGCTTCCCACGCGTCGCCAAAAACAGCATCGACGCCGTCAGTGACCGCGACTTTGTTCTGGAATTTATCTCGGCCGCCGCGATTCTCTTCGTTCATTTGAGCCGCCTTGCGGAGGAATTGGTCTTATGGTCTAGTACAGAATTTGGATTTATCGAGCTGCCCGACCGCTATTGTACCGGGAGCTCGATGATGCCGCAGAAAAAAAATCCGGATGTGCCGGAGCTTATCCGCGGCAAGACCGGCCGGATCTTCGGCCACCTGCAGGCGCTGCTGACGATCATGAAAGGGCTTCCTCTGGCTTATAACCGCGACTTGCAGGAGGACAAGCCGCCGCTTTTCGACACGGTGGACACCGTGAAGGCGAGCCTCGAAGTCATGCGCGGGTTGATGGCGGAGATCAAAATAAAGAAAGAGAGAATGACGGCGGCGGCGGCGGACGGTTTGATGAACGCCACCGATCTGGCGGATTATCTCGTCGCGCGCGGGATGCCGTTCCGTTCGGCCCACGCGCTCGTGGGAAAGATCGTCCGCGTGTGCGTCGAGCGAGCCTGCAAGATCGAGGAGCTGCCGCTCAAAGAGCTGCGGCGCTTTTCTCCCAGGATCGAGCGCGACGTCTATGCGTATTTGACGCCGCGGGCGGCCGTCGATCGGCGCCGCTCCGAGGGCGGAACCGCGCCGGCCAACGTGCGACGGCGCCTGAGGGAGATGGGCTTCTAAGGAGCGTTGCAAAATGCAAAATGTAAAGTGCAAAATGCACACGGCAAAACCACCCTCCAATTTTCAATTTTCAATTTGCATTTTGCTATTTGCACTGGCTGCACTAGCCGGCTGCGGCGCCAAGGGTCCTCTGCGCGCGCCGGAGGGCGCTATTCCCGAACCGATCAAGGATCTAAGGGGCAAGGCGGGAAACCAGGGAGTCAACCTCACGTGGACACGGCCGGATCGTTACCTTGACGGCAAGGAGCTGAACGATCTTGCCGGCTTCATTATTTTTCGCAAGGAGATCTCCAAGACGTGCCCCGAGTGTCCCGTGCCGTATCGAGAGAGGGCGGTCGTCAACGTGGAAGACCAGCAGAAATTTCAGAAGCGAAAGCAATACGGGTTCGTCGATCAGGAGCTTCAGCCGCAGACGATTTACCGCTATCGCGTTATTTCCAAGGTCATGGACGACACTTTGAGCGAACCCTCCAACGAAGTCGAGGTCGCCTGGAAGGCGAAATGAATCACTTTGAATACAAAAACGGAGAATTGTTTGCCGAGGAAGTGCCCGTTCGCCGCATCGCCCGCGAGGTCGGTACGCCGGCCTACATCTATAGTCTCGCCACGCTCCGACGCCACTACCGCGTCTTCGATCAAGCCTTCGTCAAGGTTTCACATCTGGTCTGCTTCTCCGTCAAATCCAATTCCAATCTGGCGGTGCTGAGGACTTTCGCCAAGGAGGGAAGCGGCTTCGACATCGTTTCCGGCGGCGAGCTATTTCGCGCGCTCAAGGCCGGCGGCGATCCCAAGAAGATCGTTTTCTCCGGCGTGGGAAAAAAGAAGGAAGAGATCGAGTACGCGCTCAACGCCGGAATCCTGATGTTCAACGTCGAGTCCGAGCAGGAGCTGACTTTTATCGATCAGGTGAGCCGCGGCCTGGGGAAGCGGGCGCCGATCAGCCTGCGCGTCAACCCCGACGTCGATCCCAAGACGCACCCTTATATCTCGACCGGAATGAAGAAGAGCAAGTTCGGCATCGAGATCAAGCGCTCCGCCGAGCTTTACAAGAAGGCCCTGTCGCTCAAGAACCTCGAAGTGATCGGCGTCGACTGCCATATCGGCTCGCAGCTCACGTCGGTGGACCCGTTCGTGGACGCACTCGCGCGCGTCAGAGAGTATCTCGACCGGGTGCTCGCGGGTTATTTAAGAAAAGAGGGCGCGAATATCCGCTACCTCGACCTCGGTGGAGGCTTGGGCATTCGATATAAGGATGAAGAGCCGCCTCGTCCGGAAGAATACGCCGCCGCGCTCATCAAGGGTCTCGAGGGACTCGACGTCACCCTGATTCTCGAGCCGGGCCGCGTGATCGTCGGCAACGCGGGCATTCTCGTCACCGAAGTTCTTTATCTTAAGGAGACCGACGAGAAGAAGTTCGTCGTCGTGGACGGCGGCATGAACGATCTGATTCGACCCGCGCTTTACGGTTCCTACCAGGCGATCCGTCCCGTGGCCGATAAAAAGTCCGAGACGATCGTCGCCGACGTCGTCGGACCGATCTGCGAGAGCGGAGATTTTTTCGCCAAAGACCGCGAAGTCCCGAGACCCGAGCCCGGCGACCTGCTGGCGGTCATGAGCGCCGGGGCGTATGGTTTTACCATGGCGTCGAACTACAATTCGCACCCGCGCCCGGCGGAGGTCCTGGTGGACGGCGATAAATTCTACGTCGTCCGGCGGCGGGAGAGCCTGGAAGATCTCATCAGCGGAGAAACGATACCGGCGGTGCTACAATAAAGTTTAAAGGTTTCAGGGTTCAAGGGTTTAAGGGGCAAAGATGGGCCAGCTTCGCTTCACCAAGATGCACGGCTGTGGCAACGATTTTGTTTTTATCGATTGCCTGGGCGGCGAGAAGCGCGACCTCGAAAAGCTCGCGAAAAGGCTCTGCGACCGGCGCTTCGGCATCGGCGCGGACCAACTCTTGACGATCCATCCGTCTGAGATCGCCGACTTCAAAATGGAGATCTACAACGCCGACGGCGGCCAGGTGGAGATGTGCGGCAACGGCATCCGCTGCTTCGCCAAATACGTGAACGACCACGGTCTCACGCAAAAAAAGGAGCTGGCGGTGGAAACGTTGGCGGGCATCATCCGGCCGCGCCTCGTCGGCGATCTGGTCGAGGTGGACATGGGCGAGCCGATCCTCGACGGCAGGAAGATTCCGGTCAACGCCGACGGCAAAATTTTCGACTATCCCTTGGAAGTCGATGGAACGACTCACCGCGTGACTTGCGTCTCGATGGGGAATCCGCATTGCGTCGTGTATCCCGACGATCCGGACGGTTTGGATCTCGAGAAGATCGGCCCGTGCTTCGAGCATCATGCTTTCTTTCCCAACCGGGTGAACACCGAATTGGTCAAGGTGCTCGGCGCGGAAGAGATCCGCATGCGCGTCTGGGAGCGCGGCGCCGGAGAGACCTGGGCCTGCGGCACGGGCGCGTGCGCTGCGGTGGTGGCCGGCGCGCTGACGAAAAGACACGGCCGGAAGGTCACGGTCCATCTGCGCGGCGGCGACTTGCTGATCGATTGGCGCGACGACAATCGGGTTTATATGACGGGCGGGGCGGAAGAGGTGTTTCAAGGGACTGCGAAGCTATAGCGGGCTCAGCACGAACGGGAATTCCCTTGGTCTTTAAGAACTCCTCCGTTGGCCCTGAGCTCGTCGAAGGGTGAACGGAGGGCTTCTCAACGGCCTGTTAGCGGAGGGTAGTACCATGTTTGCCGGTTCTATGGTAGCGCTGGTGACGCCTTTCAAGGATGGCGGCGTCGATTGGCAGAGCCTCGAAGGGCTCGTGGAGTTTCACATTCAGAACGGGACCAACGGGATCGTTCCGTGCGGCACCACGGGAGAATCCGCCACGCTCGACCATGGCGAGCACCACGAGGTCATCAAGGCGGTCGTCAAGGCGGTTAAAAAACGCGTGCCGGTGATCGCCGGCACCGGGTCGAACTCGACGCAGGAAGCCGTCGATCTCACGATCGGCGCGGAGCGGGCCGGCGCCGACGGCGCGCTCATGATCTCACCTTATTATAACCGTCCGATGCAGGAAGGGATCTACCAGCACTACAAGAAAGTCGCTTCATCCGTGGGAATCCCGATCATCATCTACAATATTCCGGCGCGCACGGGATCGAAGATCGAGCCGGAGACGCTGGCGCGTCTCAGCGAGATCAAGAACGTCGCCGGCGTCAAAGAGGCGACTGGCTCCGTCGATCAGGCGATCGACGTGCTCCGTCTCTGCGGCGACCGGTTCGCGGTTTACTCGGGAGAGGATTCTCTCACCTATTCCCTCATGGCGCTCGGCGGCAAAGGCGTGATCTCGACCGTCGCGAATATAACTCCTAGGGAAATGTCCGACCTGACGCAGGCCTGTCTCAAAGGGGATTGGGAAACCGGCAGAAAGCTCCAGTTCAAGCTCCTTCCTCTGATCCGAGCGGTTTTCATCGAGACCAATCCGATTCCGATCAAGACCGCGCTCTCGATCATGGGCAAGTGCCGCGGCGACCTGCGCCTTCCCCTGACGCCGATGTCCGAGGGAAACGTCAAGAAGCTCAGACAGGCGATGGCCGACTTCGGTCTCATTCATGGCTGAAATGCTGGGCGTTGTCGTCTGCGGCGCGGCGGGTAGGATGGGGAGCGCGCTCGTCCGTCTCATTCATGAGAACCGCGCCATGAAACTCGCCGGCGCGGTGGAATTCGCCGGTAATCCGCAGATCGGAAAGGACGCCGGTGAAATGTCCGGCGTGGAAAAAATCGGCGTTCCGATCGTCGCCGAAATTGCGCCGCTCTTAAAAGGGCCGGTCGTGATCGTCGAGTTCACGGCCCCGGATGCGACGCTGGCGCACGTGAGAATCGCCGCGCAAAAAGGAGTGCCGATCGTTATCGGCACGACTGGGCTCAATCCGAAGCAGTTGGGTGAGATCAAAAAGCTTTCGCGCCGGACGCGCGTCCTTATCTCAGCCAATATGTCGCTTGGTGTGAACCTGCTGATCAGTCTCATGGGCAGAGTAGCAAAGACGCTCGGCGACGATTACGACGTCGAGATCGTCGAGGCGCACCACCGTTTCAAGAAAGACGCGCCGAGCGGAACGGCCCTGGCGCTGGCGCAGCCGATCGCTCAAGCGCTCAACCGCGACCTGGATCAAGCCGGCGTCTGCGGACGAAAAGGAATCGTCGGCGAAAGGACCAAGCAGGAGATCGGCCTGCTCTCCGTTCGCGCCGGAGATATCGTCGGCGATCATACTGTGATCTTCGGCGGCCTGGGCGAGCGGGTCGAGTTCATCCACCGCGCCCAGAGCCGCGAGACCTTCGCGCGCGGCGCTCTCCGCGCCGCCGAGTGGCTGGTCAAACAAAAAAACGGCCTCTACAGCATGCAGGACGTGCTGGGGCTGAAGTAAAAAAACTCATGGTCGATATGGAAACCATCGTGTCGCTGTGCAAGCGGCGCGGGTTTATTTTTCAGTCGAGCGAGATTTACGGCGGCACGGGGTCCTGTTGGGACTACGGCCCGCTCGGCATGGAGCTTAAGAACAACGTCAAGCGCGCCTGGTGGCGCGACAACGTTCAGCTCCGCTCCGACATGGTCGGGCTTGACGCCTCGATCCTCATGCATCCGACGGTGTGGAAGGCGAGCGGACATATCGATCACTTCACCGACCCGATGGTCGATTGCAAGGCGTGCAAGCGGCGCTTTCGCGCGGACAAGCTCGACGAAGAAGAGTGGGTTCATTACTGCGCGGCCACCAAGGGAAACAAGTTCGTGATCCCCGGCGGCGAGGCGTGCAAGCATTGCGGCGGTAAGCGAACGCTCTGCCCGGCCTGCGGCAAGGGGGAGCTCACGCCGCCGCGCCAGTTCAATCTCATGTTCAAGACTTTTATGGGGCCGGTGGAGGACGAGGCCGCGGTCACGTATCTTCGTCCCGAAACCGCCCAGGGCATTTTCGTTAACTTCGAAAACATTCAGCAGGCGATGCGCCTCAAGCTACCGTTCGGCATCGCGCAAATTGGCAAGGCCTTCCGCAACGAGATTACGCCGGGAAATTTCACCTTCCGCACGCGCGAGTTCGAGCAGATGGAGATCGAGTATTTCGTCATGCCGGGCTCGGACGAGGAGTGGCACCAGCGGTGGATCGACGAACGCTTCGCCTGGTACCAAAAGTACGGCCTGAGAAAAGAAAATATCCGGCTGCGCGAGCATGAGAAAGACGAGCTAGCCCACTACGCCAAGCGAACGGCGGACATCGAATACCGATTCGCCATGGGCTGGAGCGAACTGGAGGGGATCGCGAACCGCACGGACTTCGATCTCAAACAACACGCGCAGTTCAGCGGCAAGGCACTGGAGTATTTCGATGAGGAGACAAAACAGAAAGTCGTGCCGTACGTGATCGAGCCGTCGGCGGGAGCCGACCGTTCGACGCTCGCCTTTCTCGTCGATGCCTACCATCAGGAAGAGGTGAGAGGCGAGAAGCGCGTGGTTCTCCGCTTTCATCCCGAGCTGGCGCCGGTCAAGGTCGCGGTCCTGCCGCTGCTCAAAAAAAACGACCGAATCGTCGAGACGGCAAAAAAGCTATGCGCGGATTTAAAGCAGCGCTGGGTTTCAGTATACGACGATACCGCCTCGATCGGCCGGCTTTATCGCCGGCAGGACGAGGTTGGAACCGCGTTTTGCGTGACGGTGGACGTTCAGACGGTCGGCGACGACAAGACGGCGGCGGACGAGAAGGTCACAATCCGCGACCGCGACACGATGCAGCAAGTCCGCGTTCCGATCTCCAGCCTGCAGAATATCATGGCCGAACTGATGGCGGGAAAATGGCCGGACATCGCCGGCCAAGAATCCTACAAAAAACCTGCGGCTAAATAATTACGAAAAAGACTTGCGGCGCTTTCTTAACGCCGCCTTCTAGTGGGTTGCGCTGTATTGAGCGAGCCGGCCGCAACGGATGGGACTGGAACTTCTATAGAGTACGGGTCATCGTAGTATGGGTCTGAGGCGTGGGCCTTGCCGGAGAAAACTGCAACCAAACCAGCCAGCGTGATTGCCAGAAGAAGCATTTTCACAAAACCACCCCCGCATCTGACCTTACCGGCAAGGCCCAAGCCTGTTTATTTGTGAAGGCCGCCTAGTAACGGCCGCCGCGCGCGTCTTCGTAGCCGTCGTTATAGCCGCGGTCTC of the Candidatus Binatia bacterium genome contains:
- the argB gene encoding acetylglutamate kinase; translated protein: MERYIGKAEVLMEALPFIRRFYGKTFVIKYGGNAMIDEELKDSFAQDIVLLKYVGVNPVVVHGGGPQINEMLEKMGTPTQFVRGMRVTDQATMDIVEMVLVGKINKEIVNSINQHGGLAVGLCGKDGGLIQARKMTVTVKNNGQEPEVVDIGMVGEITGINPMVINSLDENKFIPVIAPIGVGEGGETYNINADLVAGQLAEALAAEKLILLTDVEGVKDKKGELLSTLKINQARKLIQDGVVGEGMIPKVECCIEALKGGVGKTHIIDGRVKHAVLLEAFTNEGVGTEVVQK
- a CDS encoding acetylornithine transaminase, which translates into the protein MNNRQIINLTQKYVANTYARFPVALVRGKGARVWDADGKEYLDFVAGIAVNCLGHNHPAVARAIRRQSAKLLHVSNLYHIEPQSGLARELCRHSFAERVFFCNSGAEANEAAFKLVRRYGAEWLGGKYEILSTQNSFHGRTLATLTATGQEKVRAGYDPLPAGFRRVPYNDLRAMEEAVDEKTTAAILVEPIQGEGGVIVPDKSYLQGLRELCDQKELLLIFDEVQSGMGRTGKLFAYEHFGVEPDIMTLAKALGGGLPLGAMLAKEKVARSFVPGAHASTFGGNPLACSVGAAVLETLLQGGALKNCVKMGRVLSDGLQALKRKFRYIREIRGRGLILGMELEQDGGKIVEDCMKAGLLINCTAHKVLRFIPPLTIGKKDIERGLAILEGVLARQ
- the argF gene encoding ornithine carbamoyltransferase, producing the protein MKKRDLLTLDDLSRKEIEKVLSLAQRFKSEQKSGRAHRLLVGKTLALVFEKPSLRTRVSFETGIFQLGGNAVFLGPGEIQLGVRETAADSARNLSRWVDLIVMRTFAQHTLEEMASHATIPVINGLTDLFHPCQVLADCLTLLERKGALKGLKVAFLGDGNNMVHTWMQAAEKFSLSFVVACPKGYEPDAKIARAAKEKGGRVSVTHEIEKAVRDADALYTDVWTSMGQEREFEKRRRAFQSYQLNQAVVAKAKKDVVVMHCLPAHRGEEITDEVLDGPRSVVLDQAENRLHVQKAIMVWALKGFKG
- a CDS encoding argininosuccinate synthase; this translates as MKINKVVLAYSGGLDTSVILRWLIETYKCEVIAYCADLGQEEDLDGVREKAKKTGASKVYIDDLREEFVKDYVFPMLRANAIYEGAYLLGTSIARPLIAKRQIEIAVQEKADAVAHGATGKGNDQVRFELTYYALKPDVKVIAPWRTWDLDSRGKLIDYASRHGIPVPVTKEKPYSMDRNLFHISYEGGILEDPWSEPPAEMFVWTRAPEKAPDKPEYIEIEYVAGDPVALDGKKLSPAKLLSELNRLGGRHGVGRVDAVENRYVGMKSRGVYETPGGTLLHLAHRALESITMDREVMRLRDSLVPRYAEMIYYGYWFSPEREVLQQTIDAAQKNVTGRVRLKLYKGSAYVAGRKSEVSLYDPKISTFEEGEGYNQADAEGFIRLNALRLRLRRLRQLKES
- the argH gene encoding argininosuccinate lyase — encoded protein: MARGKKLWGGRFAGRTAGTVEAFTASIDVDRRLYRHDIAGSIAHARMLGRRRIISSREARRIVRGLQTIEKEIEEGKVRFSAADEDIHMNIERRLIEKIGRTGEKLHTARSRNDQVALDMRLYLRDELKNISAAIEGLKRELGRAAKRYLKIIMPGYTHLQRAQPVLFSHHLLAYAEMLERDRERMSDCLKRVNVLPLGAGALAGTTLPIDRRYAAKLLGFPRVAKNSIDAVSDRDFVLEFISAAAILFVHLSRLAEELVLWSSTEFGFIELPDRYCTGSSMMPQKKNPDVPELIRGKTGRIFGHLQALLTIMKGLPLAYNRDLQEDKPPLFDTVDTVKASLEVMRGLMAEIKIKKERMTAAAADGLMNATDLADYLVARGMPFRSAHALVGKIVRVCVERACKIEELPLKELRRFSPRIERDVYAYLTPRAAVDRRRSEGGTAPANVRRRLREMGF
- a CDS encoding lipoprotein; translated protein: MLFALAALAGCGAKGPLRAPEGAIPEPIKDLRGKAGNQGVNLTWTRPDRYLDGKELNDLAGFIIFRKEISKTCPECPVPYRERAVVNVEDQQKFQKRKQYGFVDQELQPQTIYRYRVISKVMDDTLSEPSNEVEVAWKAK
- the lysA gene encoding diaminopimelate decarboxylase: MNHFEYKNGELFAEEVPVRRIAREVGTPAYIYSLATLRRHYRVFDQAFVKVSHLVCFSVKSNSNLAVLRTFAKEGSGFDIVSGGELFRALKAGGDPKKIVFSGVGKKKEEIEYALNAGILMFNVESEQELTFIDQVSRGLGKRAPISLRVNPDVDPKTHPYISTGMKKSKFGIEIKRSAELYKKALSLKNLEVIGVDCHIGSQLTSVDPFVDALARVREYLDRVLAGYLRKEGANIRYLDLGGGLGIRYKDEEPPRPEEYAAALIKGLEGLDVTLILEPGRVIVGNAGILVTEVLYLKETDEKKFVVVDGGMNDLIRPALYGSYQAIRPVADKKSETIVADVVGPICESGDFFAKDREVPRPEPGDLLAVMSAGAYGFTMASNYNSHPRPAEVLVDGDKFYVVRRRESLEDLISGETIPAVLQ
- the dapF gene encoding diaminopimelate epimerase, with amino-acid sequence MGQLRFTKMHGCGNDFVFIDCLGGEKRDLEKLAKRLCDRRFGIGADQLLTIHPSEIADFKMEIYNADGGQVEMCGNGIRCFAKYVNDHGLTQKKELAVETLAGIIRPRLVGDLVEVDMGEPILDGRKIPVNADGKIFDYPLEVDGTTHRVTCVSMGNPHCVVYPDDPDGLDLEKIGPCFEHHAFFPNRVNTELVKVLGAEEIRMRVWERGAGETWACGTGACAAVVAGALTKRHGRKVTVHLRGGDLLIDWRDDNRVYMTGGAEEVFQGTAKL
- the dapA gene encoding 4-hydroxy-tetrahydrodipicolinate synthase — encoded protein: MFAGSMVALVTPFKDGGVDWQSLEGLVEFHIQNGTNGIVPCGTTGESATLDHGEHHEVIKAVVKAVKKRVPVIAGTGSNSTQEAVDLTIGAERAGADGALMISPYYNRPMQEGIYQHYKKVASSVGIPIIIYNIPARTGSKIEPETLARLSEIKNVAGVKEATGSVDQAIDVLRLCGDRFAVYSGEDSLTYSLMALGGKGVISTVANITPREMSDLTQACLKGDWETGRKLQFKLLPLIRAVFIETNPIPIKTALSIMGKCRGDLRLPLTPMSEGNVKKLRQAMADFGLIHG
- the dapB gene encoding 4-hydroxy-tetrahydrodipicolinate reductase gives rise to the protein MAEMLGVVVCGAAGRMGSALVRLIHENRAMKLAGAVEFAGNPQIGKDAGEMSGVEKIGVPIVAEIAPLLKGPVVIVEFTAPDATLAHVRIAAQKGVPIVIGTTGLNPKQLGEIKKLSRRTRVLISANMSLGVNLLISLMGRVAKTLGDDYDVEIVEAHHRFKKDAPSGTALALAQPIAQALNRDLDQAGVCGRKGIVGERTKQEIGLLSVRAGDIVGDHTVIFGGLGERVEFIHRAQSRETFARGALRAAEWLVKQKNGLYSMQDVLGLK